A part of Sebastes umbrosus isolate fSebUmb1 chromosome 21, fSebUmb1.pri, whole genome shotgun sequence genomic DNA contains:
- the agtr1b gene encoding type-1 angiotensin II receptor B, whose product MQNKTAGATKEIDLTCGMSGTHEFIFTLVPIVYGCIFVIGMIGNSMVVAVIFCYMKLKTVANIFVLNLAISDLTFLITLPMWATFTATGYHWPFGGFLCKASAGLAMFNLYTSIFFLTALSIDRYLAIVHPMRSRRLRTVMYARITCVVIWLFAFVLSLPTALIRDVHNITNYTTNVCSILHLKDEIAMMKELQLAMSLIKSLLGFLVPFIIIITCYCLIGRALVGARHIQKSSRSRDDEVLRMLAAAVLAFFLCWVPHQVFHLMQMLTQLTKVQNCTILDIIDTAMPFTICIAYFSSCVNPIVYGFVGHNFRKNLLLLLRCSPSGVTRPHSSISSKMSALSLRATEALSLTAKSKASSDVK is encoded by the coding sequence ATGCAGAATAAAACGGCAGGAGCGACAAAAGAGATAGATCTGACATGCGGCATGTCTGGAACCCATGAATTCATCTTCACCCTGGTGCCCATCGTCTACGGCTGCATCTTTGTCATCGGCATGATCGGGAACAGCATGGTGGTGGCCGTCATCTTCTGCTACATGAAGCTCAAGACGGTGGCCAACATATTTGTGCTCAATCTTGCTATTTCTGACCTCACCTTCCTCATCACTCTGCCCATGTGGGCCACCTTCACCGCCACAGGCTATCACTGGCCCTTTGGAGGATTCCTGTGCAAAGCCAGCGCGGGGCTGGCGATGTTCAACCTCTACACCAGCATCTTCTTCCTCACGGCGCTCAGCATCGACCGGTATCTCGCCATCGTCCACCCGATGCGATCACGCAGGTTACGCACTGTGATGTACGCACGTATCACCTGCGTAGTGATCTGGCTTTTTGCCTTTGTGCTGAGTTTGCCCACAGCGCTGATCAGGGATGTCCACAACATCACAAACTACACGACTAACGTGTGTAGCATCCTGCATCTGAAAGATGAGATAGCCATGATGAAAGAGCTCCAGCTGGCCATGAGTCTGATAAAAAGCCTGCTGGGCTTCCTGGTgcccttcatcatcatcatcacctgctACTGCCTCATCGGACGGGCGCTGGTGGGGGCGAGGCACATCCAGAAAAGCTCCCGTTCGCGGGACGACGAGGTGCTGCGCATGCTCGCAGCAGCTGTCCTGGCCTTCTTCCTGTGCTGGGTGCCCCATCAGGTGTTCCACTTGATGCAGATGCTCACCCAGCTGACAAAGGTGCAGAACTGTACCATCCTGGATATCATTGACACTGCCATGCCTTTCACCATCTGCATCGCCTACTTCAGCAGCTGCGTTAACCCCATTGTGTACGGGTTTGTCGGGCACAACTTTCGCAAGAACTTGCTGCTTCTGTTGCGCTGCTCGCCAAGTGGAGTCACAAGGCCTCACTCGAGCATCAGCTCCAAGATGAGCGCCCTCTCTTTACGTGCCACCGAGGCGCTGAGCCTCACAGCCAAAAGCAAGGCCTCCTCTGACgttaagtga